A single genomic interval of Aedes aegypti strain LVP_AGWG chromosome 1, AaegL5.0 Primary Assembly, whole genome shotgun sequence harbors:
- the LOC5567926 gene encoding transmembrane protease serine 11D → MKVWTTRLALHQSHSKSSANMKLLVVILAVISLAVAEELEPEARLIGGTNAAWGQFPSAVSINNFPFHLHCGGVIVDRQHVLTSAQCVLNPQNRLIDPYWLTVVAGDVALSPVGSRRQTRKVTRIYVHPEFNVFTRENDVAVLRLDRPYDLPSNTVDIARRRMQVTPNAEACQFAGWGASTNAATAPVNVLQRFLPMNINDRELCNGAGMHAGRVLESMICAGNTAASNNAAPCNGNLGTGLFCNRQLVGILSFGVNCGVANNPPVFTQVRYFSRWIDQQFNRTEGLPPNWTPGVL, encoded by the exons ATGAAGGTTTGGACCACTCGTCTAGCTTTGCATCAGTCGCATTCGAAAAGTAGCGCAAACATGAAGCTGCTCGTGGTGATATTAGCTGTGATCA GTCTTGCGGTGGCAGAAGAGCTTGAGCCGGAAGCTCGGTTGATTGGCGGTACCAACGCTGCGTGGGGCCAATTTCCCTCGGCCGTATCGATCAATAACTTCCCCTTCCATCTTCACTGCGGAGGCGTGATTGTAGATCGTCAACATGTCCTCACCTCAGCTCAGTGTGTATTGAATCCCCAGAACCGGCTGATCGATCCCTACTGGTTGACGGTTGTGGCTGGAGATGTTGCCCTGTCCCCGGTTGGATCTCGTCGTCAGACTCGTAAGGTTACCCGAATTTACGTCCATCCGGAGTTCAACGTGTTCACTCGGGAAAATGACGTTGCTGTCCTGCGTCTGGATCGCCCGTATGACCTTCCCTCGAATACGGTAGACATTGCCCGCCGACGAATGCAAGTAACTCCGAATGCCGAAGCGTGCCAGTTTGCCGGCTGGGGAGCATCCACGAATGCTGCTACTGCTCCGGTTAACGTGCTGCAACGATTCCTGCCGATGAACATCAACGACCGTGAGCTCTGCAACGGAGCCGGTATGCATGCGGGCCGCGTGCTGGAATCTATGATCTGTGCGGGTAACACAGCTGCTTCCAACAATGCTGCTCCTTGCAATGGTAATCTGGGAACCGGCCTTTTCTGCAATCGGCAGCTGGTGGGAATCTTGTCGTTTGGAGTGAACTGTGGGGTTGCGAACAATCCACCGGTATTTACTCAGGTTCGTTACTTTAGCCGCTGGATTGATCAGCAGTTCAATCGCACCGAGGGATTGCCGCCAAATTGGACGCCGGGTGTTTTGTAA